ATATGGGTCATGATAAGTATGTTTTCCATGCATGCATCCTTTTATTCTCAATTCACATGCATGAACTACTTAATATTATGTATTCATTTTCTTGGTTTCAGGTGAAAGACACAGTTGAGGAGAGTATATATAAACTCAATCGAAGCAGGAACACAACAACATTCATTAGTGGGAACACAAAGAATCAAGATCAGCCCTTTTTGACACTAAAAGACATTGAATCCCTTTTTGCAGCAGCACCATCCGCTGTTCCAGCACCAGAAAATGAAGATGAAACAGCCAATAATCTAAGACATTTGCCACCTTCTACAGCAGCCGCTATAGCAGCTGAGAGGAGACTCAACAAGCATACATTGTCATCATAACTCAGTCACGCAACAGTAGTTGTAAAGAAGAATGACAGTAAATTATTCCTTTTTACTGATTGTGTAAGTCCTTAGCTCTAACCATTTTTCTGAGTTATTTTTAGTCATACATAACAGACTAATCACGCCCTGTATACCATTTTAGTAGTCGTTGTATTAGAGCTCTGCGGAGACTAATTTAGAATtgtaattgaataatatacatgtGAAAATGGTAAATGTTCAGTCTCATCTAGAGCTAAAAGTCAATTGTTTGAAAAGggagttttctttgtttttgaCTTTTTAATCCTGGTTATCCAATTGTAACAGATAGTGtaaattttgaataaaaaacTGAGAATATATACTTGGAAAGCTCATAGTCTAGATGATACACAACACAACTACAGTTTATTTTCAAGCTTTGTGCTCTTCATTATCAAAATCTAGGTAAAATTGGTAGAGCTTTGACGTATGAactttaataataatttattcctttttatgtatttgtttatttagtttttcttttaattgtATTAAAGAAGTAATGTGATATTAAAATATGAGACATTTTAGTGGAATCTAAACATAAAATAACTTTATATAGCAACTTTTAAGTTTTTCTTATAAACTTGAACAATTAGTCATTTTACCTCACCTTTGCTAGTAATATGCATTTGTCACCCTCACTTTGGACATTATCTTCAATTGCTAAATTAGTCTTCTTTTACTCTTTAACTACTTCTCTTAATATAAATTTATACCCTAAATTTTTTCTCTATCATTAAATATCACATAAAGTTGTTTTTTTCTCTATTCTAGCGCCAACCAAGTCAAAAATAGGAAATTTTCTGATATATTATTTTAATCGTGAATGATacaatatatacacatataagaTGTTGTCCTAAAACAATACAATAATATTCTACTTTAATGTCAAATCACCATATTTAACAACTttcctaaaataaataaaatcagcAAACAAATCAGCTATTTTACAGCTTTAAACAATAATTCTAAAATTAGAAAACTTCCTAAAATAGTTTGATTTTCTCCAACACTCCCCCTTAAGCTGGTGTAAAGATGTCTTCCATAGCCAACTTGCTCCTCAGAAAATCAAACTACTTTTTGAATAATCCCTTTGTAAAAATGTCTGCTACTTGCTCTTCGGTTGGAACATAAATCATGCAAATCAGGCCTTCCTCTATCTTTTCTTTGATGAAATGTTTATCCACTTTTACATGCTTTGTACGGTCATGCAGAACTGGATGATGTGCAATCGAGATAGCAGCCTTGTTATCATAGTAAAGTTTCATAGGGGATGCTTGAGATACCTTCAACTCTTCAAGTAACCTTCTTATCCATAATATCTCACACATACCATGAGCAACAACTCTAAACTCAGCCTCAGCACTACTTCTGGCAACCACATTCTGTTTTTTACTCCGCCATGTGACTAAGTTACCTCCAACGAATGAACAATAACCTGAGGTAGATATTCTATCAACTATACTCCtagcccaatctgcatctgtaTAGGCCTCAATTTGTAAATGGCCTCTTGACTTAAACATGAGTCCTTTTCCAGGTGTTCCTTTTAGATACCTTAAGATTTTGTAGATTGCTTCGAAGTGTTTAGGTCCAGGTGCATGCATGAACTGACTCACCATACTCACTGAGAATGCTATATCTGGTCGTGTGTGTGATAGATAAGCTAGTCTCCTTACTAAACGTTGATAACGTCCCCGATCTTTCACATTCTCAGCTTATGTGGGTTGCAATTTGACATTTGGTTCAATGAGTGTTTCAACAGGTTTACACTCTAGCATACCAGTCTCTTTAAGCAGATCAAGAACATAATTACGTTGATTAACAAAGATTCCTTCCTTGGACCTAGCAAATTCCATTCCAAGAAAGTATTTTAAAGTACCCAAGTCTTTGATCTCAAACTCTTGAGCAAGTCTCTTTTTCAACTCATCAAGTTCATCATGATCATCTCCAGTTAAAataatatcatccacatacactatTAAGATAGCTACCTTTCCTTCTTTTGAATGTTTATAGAACATGGTGTGATCTGCTTGACTCTGAGTATATCCATGGCGCCTCAACACTCTACCAAAGCGCTCAAACCAGGCTCTAGGAGATTGCTTAAGCCCATACAAGGACTTTTTAAGTttgcaaactctcccaaaaccAACACCATTTTCAAAACTAGGCGGAGGACTCATAAACACTTCTTCTTCCAGATCCCCATTAAGAAAAAAATTGTTAACATCTAATTGGTATAAAGGCCAACTAGAATTAACAGCAAGAGAAAGTAAAATCCGAATGTAATTTATTTTTGCAACCGGAGCAAAAGTTTCTTGATAATCAATTCCATAGGTTTGAGTAAACCCTTTTGCGacaagcctagccttatacctttcaACACTCCCATCAGCTTTGGTTTTTATTGTAACAACCCATTTGCACCCAACAATCTTTGTCCCCTTCGGTACTCTTACAATCTCCCAAGTACCATTTTTAATCAAGGCATTCATTTCCTCCATAACTGCCAAATTCCAATTCGGATCATCCAATGCTTCCTGTATATTTCTAGGCACAACAAGTTCTGAAATATTCGCAATAAATGCTCTATGGTTTTTTGACAAATGATTGTAAGAAATATATTTAGCAATAGGATACTTAGTGCAAGTACATGTTCCTTTTCTTAAGGCAATAGGAAGATCTAAATTGGTATTTTCTGGAATTACTCCTAGACTAGATTCAGGTTCAGTAAGAGAAGTAGAAGTAGGAGAAGAATTACCTGAAATATTTGAAAGACCATCGGTTAGGGCTTCCGTTTGACCATGTGCTGGGATGATTACCTGGTCTTTATTTCTTTCACGTACATTTCTCATAGAATAAACCAAAGGCTCAAGATTTTCACTATTTTTAATAAATCGTAGTATTTCTATTTATGACAAACCAATTTTAGATTCACATTCAGTAGGTTGAGCTGTTTCTAGAATGATATTAGGGAGATGATCAATTTCCCAAAAATTTGATTCCACTAAAGTCTCCCCCTGAATAATTTTTTTGGTAAAAAAGGGGGTTTGTTCCAAAAAAGTAACATTCATAGTCATATGAAATTGTTTGGTAACAGGATTAAAGCACTTGTAACCTTTTTGATTAGGTAAATATccaataaaaatacatttttcagCTCTTGGTTCTAATTTGGACCTAGACCTTTTTGGAGTGTGAGCATAAGCATTACAACCAAATATTTTCAAAGGAATATCTGAATTAATTCTACACCCTGGAAGTAATTTTTTCAAGCAATCAAGAGGAGTAGTATATTGTAAGACTCTAGTAGGCATCCTATTAATTAAATAGGAAGCAGTAAGAGCAACATCTCCTCATAAGTATTTTTGGAATATTCATGTAAAACATCATAGCTCTAGCCACTTCTAATATGTGTCTATTTTTTCGTTCAGCTAAGCCATTCTGTTCAGGTGTATCAAGACAAGAAGATTGCTGAATAATTCCTTTTTCCTTTAAAAAACTGcctaatgttttattaaaatattctGTTCCATTGTCAGATCTCAAAATACTGATTTTACTATGAAATTGTGTTTCAATCATACAGTAAAAGTCTTTAAAAATTTGAGTCacatcagatttttctttcattaAATAGACCCAATAAAGACGAGTATGGTCGTCGATAAAAGTAACAAACCATTTCTTACCTGAAAATGTGGTGACCTTGGAGGGTCCCCAAACATCGCTGTGAAAAAGGTAAAAAGGTTGAGAAGGATAATAAGATTTTTTAACATAAGTGTTTTTATGGCTCTTGGCCAATACACAACTTTCACATTGAAAAGATAAaggatttaattttttaaataaaccaGGGAACAAATGTTTCAAATGGGAAAAACTAGGATGACCCAACCTATAATGCCATATCATTATTTGATCAAAAACAGAAAAAGAACTGATACTACTAAGTCCTTGAGCAATTTTATTAATAGATAGAGTATCCTCAAAATAGTAGAGACCATTAATCATCCTAGCACTGTCAATCGTCTTCCCCGAGTGTTGGTCCTGAAAAATACAATGAGATTCATAGAAAACAACACAACAATTAGAATCTCTAGATAGTTGATTAACAGATAAAAGATAACAATGAAGTTGTGGAACATGGAGAACAAATTTAAGATCTATTCCCTCAGATATTTTAACAAGGCCTTTTCCCGCAATAGGTGCGAGAGTTCCATTGGCTATCCTAATCTTTTTATTACCTGAACATGGGATATAGGATTCAAACAGTTTAGAAGAATTTTTCATATGGTCAGAAGCTCTAGAATCAATTATCCATGGAGTAAAATTTAAAAAGGAATGGAGAGCATATTTTTCAATACCTGTTTGTGCCACAAATGCAGCAAAAATACCAGATGATTGCGGATTGGATTTCAGCACCTCATGAAGATGAACCATCTGCTCTTTTGTAAAGGGAAGAGCTTTAGCCTCATTGGCAGCAACATTACACCCATATTTCTCGCGTGGTTTCCAGTTTGCTGGTTTCCCATGAATGCGCCAGCATGTCTCACGAGTGTGACGAGGCTTGTTGCAAAAATCACACCAGACTTGTGGCTTTTCATCAGATTTATTTCAAGTGGATCTACTATAGCCTCCTCCATTAGTAGTAGCTAAAGCTGATCCTTCAACAGCTGCTCCAACAACCTTCTTTCCCAACATGACATTTCTTCGACTTTCTTCTCTTCTAACCTCCGAGAAGACTTCAACAATAGAAGGCAAAGGTGGGTGACCAATGATTCTCCCCCTCACCTCATCAAACTCAACATTAAGACCAGCCAAAAACTTGTAAATCTGATTATCCTCGACTGTCTTTTTATGATGTTTACCATCTTTAACAGATTCCCATTCATATGTGTCAAAAAGAGCAAGATCTTGCCAAATCCTTTTCAACACAGTAAAGTATTTGGTAACATTGTCCTCACCTTGTTTTATGTCACCAAGTTTGAGATTCAACTCAAAAATTTGAGATTGATTCTCCAAATCAGAATACATCTGATGAACATTATCCCATAATTCCTTAGCAGTAGGATAACACATATAGTTTGAACTAATCTCCTCCTCCATAGAATTAACCAGCCaagtcataaccatggaattTTCTGCATCCCATGTAGCATAAGCCGAGTCATCCTCCTTAGGTGCCTTCTTATCACCCGCAAATAGCCCATCTTTTCGCATCCTCGTGTACATTCGAATCGATTGAGACCAACGcaaaaaattatcaccattaagacGAATGGTGGTAGTCTGAACAGAATGGGATTCAGAAACATGTTTAGAGGATTCAGGGGTGTTAAGGTTGATAGGTTTGGTTGGTGGGATAGTAGTGGGCTCATGGGAGGTATCTGACATCGTGATGAGAGAAAGAGACTAGAAtctgtctctgataccaagtcAAAAATAGGAAAATTTtctaatatattattttaatcgTGAATGATACAATATATACACATGTAAGAGGTTGCCCTAAAACAATACAATAATATTCTACTTTAATGTCAAATCACCCTATTTAAAAACTttcctaaaataaataaaatcagcAAACAAATTAGCTATTTTACAGCTTAAACAATTATTCTAAAATGGGATATTtgtggcataagtacccaatgtttgggttttgtacgcggcatagacccaatttttatttttagtggcaaaagtacccaaagtcagtaaaactgtaattccgtcaaCCTTCTCCGTTAGGTTCcgtttcgtgatgactggaccagcacgtgtcacttcgtgattggtcaaactcaataatatattagggatatttgtggcataagtacccaatgtttgagttttgtacgcggcataagtacccaatgtttaaaaataattatgatttggaccaataaaaacgtgacacgtgtctgcctaaCGGAGTCTAATGGATGAGACTGatggaattacagttttactaacttttggtacttttgccactaaaaataaacattgggtgtCTATgtcgcgtacaaaacccaaacattgggtacttgtGCCACAATTATCCCTTCTAAAATTAGAAAACTTCCTAAAATAGTTTGATTTTCTCCAACACATTTTTACCCTTAAATTTGACTTttcttattaatttaattttttagtctTGATTTGTTATATTCaagtattatttaaatattaattttttttttattttttcactcaaaacaAACATGCTATTAGAAATTTTTACCTGACTTATGTTACAATGTATGATTgagtaaaattgattaaaaatatGAAACATATTAGATTGATTATAATTTTATTAACCATcataaaagtaaataatttaccatacaaaactaaattaataaatagccaaataaataatataatttttctttttaaaatttcttaatttttttttgaattcttattttcatcaattaataatattttttttttggaaatataaataaatattttaacaaacTTTCATTTagttttattgttaaaaataaatgaataacacAAAAACATAACAAAACTAAATAAATTTGGAAATTCTTTAAGTTTTTCCCAAATCAACaatttcccaattttttttaaccaaTAGCTAACAAATACATTaataacattattataaataatttatctttattcaattttttctagCTATTTAATTAGTTATATAATCCAAGAGAAAATTACATAATCAAATCACATAAATTATaggtaaaaaaataaatgaattcttttttgttttaatttatgtaaCAGTTGAATTAAAATGAAATCAATCTATGGTCAAATTTATAACAAAATTTGAAGGTAAAATTGAAATAACTTCATCATGTATGTGAtatttaataatagaataaaagtTTGGAGGTAAATTACTAAAATCATACCAAGAGAAGTAGTTACgggtaaaaaaaaatactaatttttccaTTTAGGGGGCATTTGAAGACAATATCAAAAGTGAGAGGGCAAATTCATACTACTAGCAAAAATGATGGGGCAAAGTGTCTAATTGTTATTTAAACttgaataaatagcatttttgcctCCCGAACTATGACCATTGTATGATCGTGCCCCATGAATAATTCGCGATATTAAAAATTCActccgaactatgcacgttattgaaatatgagacttctgttaaATTTCGTCCTAAGTGGCTAACGGATTGATGATGTAGCATTTTGTTTCTTGATGTGGCagtgtcatgtgtagaataattagaaattaccccccccccccgaactttgaccactaccaaattgtgccatttttattaagactaatttaatttttttctttttaaaaatgataattaaatccttaaaaattaaaaaaaaaatcattttaaaagattaagaaaataagcaatactaaaagtttcaaattaattaaataaaattcaaatactcaaaaattaaaaatctaattaatagcaaataacttttttttttacttttacaatataaaataaatatattttaatataaaaattaaaaaataaatccttaaacaaagttttttcccctttttcctcctcctcttaaattaaaatttttatttatttatttaagtcttttgtccatctttttaattaaattttttgtttttgttttagtatttattttaaatattcattctaaaatatttttaattaatattgtaaaagaaaaagtaaaaaatagttatttgttgataattaaaatttttacttattaaggatttaattattatttttaagaattttttattttttttataaaaggggtataatttggtagtggtcaaagttcggggggcaaaattgATAATTGTTCTACACATGGCATGCCACATCAACAGACAAAATGCTACGTCATCAATTCCTTAGCTAcataggacgaaatctaacagaagtctcatattttagtaacgtgtatagttcagggggaatttttaacatcgtaAATCATTCAGGGGGCACAATCATACAGTGGTCATAGTTCGGAgggcaaaaatgctatttattctttAAACTTTTCTAGTAAATTTACATAGATGATTAATATTGCGTATTAATAATACTGTAAGAAGTAAAATCTCGAAAGAAATTTCAtccaaaatttattaaaatataacaaaattagtttcaattatatgaagaagatgtaTATCtcaaataaaatatgaaaaaagAGCATGAATTAACAAATGGTGCTCCTATTTGCACTCATTTTTTCTCTCCtcgccttttttttttataattaaactCCCTAcagaatttaaaaa
This genomic interval from Humulus lupulus chromosome 8, drHumLupu1.1, whole genome shotgun sequence contains the following:
- the LOC133795815 gene encoding uncharacterized protein LOC133795815, with the protein product MSDTSHEPTTIPPTKPINLNTPESSKHVSESHSVQTTTIRLNGDNFLRWSQSIRMYTRMRKDGLFAGDKKAPKEDDSAYATWDAENSMVMTWLVNSMEEEISSNYMCYPTAKELWDNVHQMYSDLENQSQIFELNLKLGDIKQGEDNVTKYFTVLKRIWQDLALFDTYEWESVKDGKHHKKTVEDNQIYKFLAGLNVEFDEVRGRIIGHPPLPSIVEVFSEVRREESRRNVMLGKKVVGAAVEGSALATTNGGGYSRST